A stretch of the Desulfurellaceae bacterium genome encodes the following:
- a CDS encoding DUF1800 domain-containing protein, producing the protein MLKAVLRRQSGLLRRLGLAPIWRPAGILLALLVWQAGGALAASVSDRRAGPPDWAGDLRPIPADAWSRDRAAHLLERAGFGGPPQEINQLAALTPRQAVERLVNYHTIVNDHLPPFDESNIFDPPVEPFPKSRVDAVRIARANGEAMGVTIKPGGDRPLQPVVNRFFYWLRADYLEVRRAAQWWANRMLTTRRPLEEKLALFWHGHFATSDAKLRDYRKSLNQLALFHEHGSGSFRDLLIGVARDPAMLVYLDAGENIKGSPNENFGREILELFTMGVGNYTETDIREAARAFTGWTNDGLRFVVKPELHDDGHKTFLGRSGNFDGVEIIDIILEQEVTARFIAAKLYRYFVHDDPSVELIAELGKRFQADGYDIGGLLRTIFLSRDFYSPPAYATQIKSPVHLVVSTYRKLGLSEIPGVPDFNTVTRSLGQELFHPPNVAGWEGGRSWVTPALLLERGNFARQVLFPDIANFQPPDQRMPELNRKVAVKITQGYEISQATIERGPGMETTGNVMSDGVNQLSRSPLLSPMDAGAGDNAMDGMDAGAMAEVSMFNQMAGADEDFNTRYGSTHGWMEAFRRVKPIPRRAAQLSLTDMVTEAGLQTSAEVVEYFAARLLRVPLGTDERRALIDFLSQELGTDEIAPALSYLEEPLRLLVHLIMSTPAYQLG; encoded by the coding sequence ATGCTGAAAGCCGTGTTGAGACGTCAATCCGGTCTGCTGCGCCGTCTCGGACTCGCGCCGATCTGGAGGCCGGCGGGTATTCTGTTGGCCCTCCTGGTGTGGCAGGCAGGGGGAGCGCTGGCGGCGTCCGTGTCCGACCGGCGGGCCGGTCCGCCCGACTGGGCCGGAGACCTGCGGCCGATCCCGGCGGACGCCTGGAGCCGCGACCGGGCGGCCCACCTGTTGGAGCGAGCCGGCTTTGGCGGCCCGCCCCAGGAGATCAATCAGCTGGCCGCCCTGACACCACGGCAAGCGGTCGAACGGCTGGTCAACTATCACACCATTGTCAACGACCACCTGCCCCCGTTTGACGAATCCAACATCTTCGACCCCCCGGTTGAGCCGTTTCCCAAGAGTCGGGTCGACGCCGTGCGGATTGCCCGGGCAAACGGCGAAGCCATGGGCGTCACAATCAAGCCGGGTGGCGACCGACCGCTCCAACCGGTAGTCAACCGTTTCTTTTACTGGCTGCGGGCGGACTATCTGGAAGTGCGTCGGGCGGCCCAGTGGTGGGCCAACCGGATGCTGACCACCCGGCGACCGCTGGAGGAAAAGCTGGCCCTGTTCTGGCACGGGCATTTCGCCACCTCGGATGCCAAGCTGCGCGACTACCGCAAATCGCTCAACCAGCTGGCCCTGTTCCACGAACACGGCAGTGGCAGCTTTCGCGATCTGCTGATTGGCGTGGCCAGAGACCCGGCCATGCTGGTGTATCTGGACGCCGGAGAAAATATCAAGGGCAGCCCCAACGAAAACTTCGGTCGGGAAATCCTGGAGCTGTTCACCATGGGCGTCGGAAATTATACCGAGACCGACATCCGCGAGGCGGCCCGCGCGTTCACCGGCTGGACGAATGACGGCCTGCGCTTTGTGGTCAAACCCGAGTTGCACGACGACGGCCACAAGACCTTTTTGGGACGCAGCGGCAATTTTGACGGGGTGGAGATTATCGACATCATCCTGGAGCAGGAGGTCACCGCCCGCTTCATCGCTGCCAAGTTGTACCGCTATTTCGTGCACGACGACCCGTCGGTCGAGTTGATCGCCGAGTTGGGCAAACGCTTTCAGGCTGACGGCTACGATATTGGCGGTCTGCTGCGGACCATCTTTCTGTCGCGCGACTTTTACAGCCCGCCGGCCTACGCCACCCAAATCAAGAGTCCGGTTCATCTGGTGGTCTCGACCTATCGCAAGCTCGGGTTGAGCGAAATTCCGGGCGTGCCCGACTTTAACACCGTCACCCGCAGCCTGGGCCAGGAACTCTTCCATCCGCCCAACGTCGCCGGCTGGGAAGGCGGACGGAGCTGGGTCACCCCGGCCCTGCTGCTCGAACGGGGCAATTTTGCCCGACAGGTGCTCTTTCCCGATATTGCCAACTTTCAGCCGCCCGACCAGCGCATGCCGGAGCTGAACCGCAAGGTGGCGGTGAAAATCACCCAGGGCTATGAGATCAGCCAGGCGACCATCGAACGCGGCCCGGGAATGGAGACAACAGGGAACGTGATGTCCGATGGAGTCAATCAGTTATCACGTTCCCCGTTGCTGAGTCCGATGGACGCCGGGGCGGGCGATAATGCAATGGACGGCATGGACGCCGGGGCCATGGCCGAGGTCTCCATGTTCAACCAGATGGCCGGGGCGGACGAGGACTTCAATACCCGCTACGGCAGCACCCATGGCTGGATGGAGGCCTTCCGACGGGTCAAGCCCATCCCTCGCCGGGCGGCGCAACTCAGCCTGACCGATATGGTGACCGAGGCCGGTTTGCAGACCAGCGCCGAGGTGGTGGAGTATTTTGCCGCCCGTCTGCTGAGGGTGCCGCTCGGGACGGATGAACGGCGGGCCTTGATTGATTTTTTGAGCCAGGAGCTGGGTACTGACGAGATTGCCCCGGCTCTGAGCTATCTGGAAGAGCCGCTCCGGTTGCTGGTGCATTTGATTATGAGCACCCCCGCCTATCAGCTGGGATAA
- a CDS encoding AMIN domain-containing protein produces MTQTGRYLHRRRIALLLIWMSSWAAPAFSQTPADAPGATLRLEQVALVDSGQAKLVTLQFSQPPAALKAFALGSPPRVVIDVQGSARALPSATYATKDSLVQRVRVGFHEQYVRFVLDLKKGSFIPPFSIEQKQATVIASLQILGQTAAKGNRDNTMSPKDITIPFADATSQVLFSRRSSPAIARVLDQPSQTSQAERVAPSAAPATPQPVVQAARTPEPPAPAPSPSRPARAPHLFRPEEQAARTRRARVPSAQADNTAKTPLLLPGASLIRPSPSSPQQPAQRSYSLLSPAGTARESASRSSAARSGAARSRRSPRQLAAIS; encoded by the coding sequence ATGACACAGACAGGACGATATCTGCACCGACGACGGATCGCCCTCCTGCTGATTTGGATGAGCAGCTGGGCGGCGCCCGCTTTTTCCCAAACTCCGGCAGACGCGCCAGGAGCGACGCTGCGCCTGGAACAGGTCGCGCTTGTTGATAGCGGCCAAGCCAAGCTCGTCACCTTGCAGTTCTCTCAGCCTCCGGCCGCGCTCAAGGCTTTTGCCCTGGGTTCTCCGCCCCGGGTCGTGATCGACGTTCAGGGGTCGGCCAGAGCCTTGCCGTCGGCCACATACGCGACCAAGGACAGCTTGGTGCAGCGTGTGCGGGTGGGGTTTCATGAGCAATACGTCCGCTTTGTGCTCGACCTGAAAAAGGGTAGCTTTATTCCACCCTTTTCTATTGAGCAGAAACAGGCGACGGTGATCGCCAGTCTTCAGATTCTGGGCCAGACTGCTGCCAAAGGGAATCGTGATAACACAATGTCTCCAAAGGACATCACGATTCCCTTTGCTGACGCCACGTCTCAAGTTCTCTTTTCACGCCGCAGCTCGCCGGCCATAGCGCGGGTCCTCGACCAGCCGAGTCAAACGAGTCAGGCCGAGCGGGTCGCACCGTCCGCGGCTCCTGCCACCCCTCAGCCGGTCGTTCAGGCGGCCCGGACTCCCGAGCCGCCTGCACCCGCTCCCAGCCCGTCGCGGCCTGCCCGGGCGCCACATTTGTTCCGACCTGAAGAACAGGCGGCCCGGACGAGGAGAGCGCGTGTCCCCTCCGCTCAAGCCGACAACACGGCCAAGACTCCTCTTCTCCTGCCCGGAGCTTCGCTCATACGTCCGTCCCCTTCCTCTCCCCAGCAGCCGGCGCAGCGGTCGTACTCCCTGCTGAGCCCGGCCGGTACGGCCCGGGAGAGCGCAAGTCGATCGTCAGCCGCCCGCTCCGGCGCGGCCCGGTCTCGGCGGTCGCCTCGCCAACTGGCCGCCATCTC
- a CDS encoding tetratricopeptide repeat protein yields the protein EWRETARLAPNHAKAHHLLGLALQDQGNTEEAVGELQTSVRLDPENATAYVHLAQALESKGDSQGALGAYNKALELVPTSAHVHNRLGHLLAAQGDWQGAVKEWQQTTKLQPDYAYAYANLGEALEQTAQKKEALEAYKQAVILDPAAPFASEVRQRIVRLSTDEF from the coding sequence GAGTGGCGAGAGACGGCCCGCCTGGCGCCCAACCATGCCAAGGCCCACCACCTGCTGGGCCTTGCCCTGCAGGACCAGGGCAACACCGAGGAAGCGGTCGGCGAACTCCAGACCTCGGTACGTCTCGACCCCGAAAACGCTACGGCCTACGTGCATCTGGCCCAGGCTTTGGAGTCCAAAGGGGATAGCCAGGGCGCGTTGGGCGCCTATAACAAGGCCCTCGAACTGGTGCCGACATCGGCCCACGTTCACAATCGGCTCGGCCACCTGCTCGCCGCTCAGGGCGACTGGCAGGGCGCCGTCAAAGAGTGGCAACAGACGACCAAACTCCAGCCAGATTATGCCTACGCGTACGCCAATCTGGGCGAGGCTCTTGAACAGACTGCACAAAAGAAAGAGGCACTGGAGGCGTATAAACAGGCAGTCATTCTGGACCCGGCTGCACCGTTTGCCTCCGAGGTCCGCCAGCGGATTGTCCGTCTGAGCACGGACGAGTTCTGA
- a CDS encoding HPF/RaiA family ribosome-associated protein, which yields MQFTLHLTPKDLHLNRATVHHIQDKAAKLAAVYPRLLKCRVVLEGPVHHHRKGGPYTARIDLIVPGAELVVNHHETADLRQAIREAFEAARRRLEDHIQHRRGEVKRHQPPYHRPEETVSPEF from the coding sequence ATGCAATTCACCCTTCACCTGACCCCCAAAGACCTGCATTTGAACCGCGCAACAGTCCACCACATCCAAGACAAAGCCGCCAAGCTGGCCGCCGTCTATCCCCGCCTCCTGAAATGTCGGGTTGTGCTGGAAGGGCCGGTTCACCACCATCGCAAAGGCGGTCCGTACACCGCCCGGATCGATCTGATTGTCCCCGGAGCCGAGCTGGTGGTCAACCACCACGAAACGGCCGACCTGCGACAGGCGATTCGAGAGGCATTTGAGGCAGCTCGCCGACGTTTAGAGGATCATATCCAGCACCGACGCGGGGAGGTCAAACGACACCAGCCACCCTATCATCGGCCTGAGGAGACGGTCTCCCCGGAATTCTAG
- a CDS encoding dodecin domain-containing protein: MQEKTYKLIELVGVSETSIEDGVQNAISRASQTLNNLDWFEVVEARGLIQEGRVNQFQVKIKVGFRLNM; encoded by the coding sequence ATGCAAGAAAAAACGTATAAACTGATCGAGCTCGTCGGCGTCTCAGAGACATCTATTGAAGACGGGGTCCAGAACGCCATCAGCCGCGCCAGTCAGACGCTCAACAATCTGGACTGGTTCGAGGTGGTCGAAGCCCGCGGTCTGATTCAAGAAGGCCGGGTCAACCAGTTTCAGGTCAAAATCAAAGTCGGCTTCCGTTTGAATATGTAA
- a CDS encoding dodecin domain-containing protein, with the protein MQDKTYVITEIVGVSDDSISHAVSNAIERANQTLKALDWFEVKEVRGTVVEGKVGQYQVTLDVGFRYLSDEEMRSWATG; encoded by the coding sequence ATGCAAGACAAGACGTATGTGATTACCGAGATCGTTGGGGTCTCGGACGATTCGATCTCTCACGCGGTGTCCAACGCGATTGAACGCGCCAACCAGACCCTCAAGGCCCTGGACTGGTTTGAAGTCAAAGAGGTCCGCGGAACGGTTGTCGAGGGCAAGGTCGGGCAGTATCAGGTCACGCTTGACGTTGGGTTCCGTTACCTGAGCGACGAAGAGATGCGCAGCTGGGCCACCGGATAG
- a CDS encoding AAA family ATPase has product MRPGVQISFPPFRLDLGNECLWHGTQSIALKPKDFAVLQCLVDQPGQLVTKQQLLDTVWSGTTVSDGVLKVCIRRLRRALGDAATQPRFIETVHRRGYRFIAPLSSATEAGLPQADSALPPLVGREQELSWLHDWFGRAQAGARQIVFVTGEAGIGKTTLVEAFLAQVEHPASVWIGRGQCIEQHGAGEAYMPVLEALERLCRRTDGRRLMAVLAQHAPSWLAQLPSLLEPGELEALQRRIQGVTRERMLREMVKALEVLTAEVCLVLVLEDLQWSDHSTLALLSVLAQRQEAARLLVLTTYRPADISNAAHPLAALSQELHLHRQCGELSLAFLTASAVGEYLADRFPLDAPDHVQLTELLHRQTDGNPLFLVNLLDYLVAHGSLSEVNGRWEVQARLFDLASMDDGRDWVPDSLRQMIEKQIDRLNPHQQQLLETASVAGVEFSAAALDGTVGHDDPYFKNGTATPAEEHCQALARQKKFLSADGWTEWPDGTVAGRYRFIHSLYQNVLYGRIPVGRRLQLHRDIGEREERAYGERTGEIAAELAMHFEQARVFDRAIPYLQQAAHNALQRCAYQEAIAHLSRGLSLLDRQDPTGKWTMMTESTFGTSDHQTRSQQKISLSLSLSVPLAMTKGYAAPEVEEVYSRARSLCEAIGETRQLFRALRGLSAVALIRGEFHTTRRLGEQFRALAERQTEPTLLLSAHNTLGITHFHVGEFDRARDHFERGLALYDPHRRRADGFVQDPGVVCRSYIALSLCLLGFPHQARDSARQAVSLARQLAHPHSLAYALGCAAIVSHMCRDGHDTRTFAEETIAVSQEHGFAYWLALGTILVVDGQNRASDRIGQIRRGLADWGATGAQVMRPYYLAVLAEAYATAGRLADGLQTVDEAVELVGATHERFCEAELYRIKAELVLAREGERYGTNGSGHDSRTRPLVEECFQRAIALARQQQARLWELRAVLGLSRAWQSWGRRTEARQLLEDSLVGCDTAGESSDVGQARTLLSELS; this is encoded by the coding sequence ATGAGACCTGGAGTGCAGATCAGCTTTCCCCCCTTTCGCCTTGATCTGGGGAATGAATGTCTGTGGCATGGAACCCAGTCCATCGCCCTGAAACCCAAGGATTTTGCCGTCTTACAGTGTTTGGTGGACCAGCCCGGGCAGTTGGTTACCAAACAGCAACTGCTCGACACCGTGTGGTCTGGGACAACAGTCAGCGACGGGGTGCTCAAGGTCTGTATTCGTCGCCTGCGGCGCGCGCTGGGGGACGCGGCAACACAGCCCCGGTTCATCGAGACCGTCCATCGACGCGGCTACCGGTTCATTGCCCCGCTATCTTCCGCGACGGAGGCCGGGCTTCCTCAGGCCGACTCCGCCCTGCCTCCGCTCGTCGGCCGTGAACAGGAACTCAGCTGGCTCCACGACTGGTTCGGCCGTGCCCAGGCCGGCGCCCGTCAGATCGTGTTTGTGACCGGTGAGGCCGGCATTGGCAAAACAACGCTGGTCGAAGCCTTTTTGGCTCAGGTCGAACACCCCGCCTCGGTGTGGATTGGACGTGGACAGTGTATCGAGCAGCACGGGGCGGGCGAGGCGTATATGCCGGTGCTGGAAGCCCTGGAGCGGCTATGTCGGCGGACCGACGGGCGGCGTCTGATGGCCGTCCTGGCCCAACACGCCCCGAGTTGGCTGGCGCAGCTGCCGTCTTTGCTTGAGCCGGGTGAACTCGAAGCGCTCCAGCGCCGCATTCAGGGCGTTACTCGCGAGCGGATGCTGCGCGAGATGGTCAAAGCCCTGGAAGTCCTGACCGCTGAGGTGTGTCTGGTCTTGGTGCTTGAGGACCTGCAATGGAGCGATCACTCCACCCTGGCCCTGCTGTCGGTCTTGGCCCAGCGGCAAGAGGCGGCCCGCCTGTTGGTGCTGACGACCTACCGGCCGGCCGATATCTCGAACGCCGCCCATCCGCTCGCCGCCCTCAGCCAAGAGCTGCACCTACACCGCCAGTGTGGAGAACTGTCGCTGGCATTTCTGACGGCGTCGGCCGTTGGGGAATATCTGGCCGACCGTTTCCCGCTTGATGCCCCGGACCACGTCCAGCTGACCGAGTTGCTGCATCGGCAGACGGACGGTAATCCGCTCTTTCTGGTGAATCTGCTGGACTATCTGGTCGCCCACGGCTCCCTGAGCGAGGTCAACGGCCGCTGGGAAGTCCAGGCGCGGCTGTTCGACCTGGCGAGTATGGATGATGGCCGGGACTGGGTGCCCGACAGTTTACGGCAGATGATCGAGAAACAAATCGACCGCCTGAATCCACACCAACAGCAGCTGCTTGAGACGGCCAGTGTGGCCGGGGTCGAGTTTTCCGCTGCGGCTCTGGACGGCACGGTGGGCCACGATGACCCATATTTCAAGAATGGGACAGCCACACCGGCCGAGGAGCACTGCCAGGCCCTGGCCCGCCAGAAAAAATTCCTGTCCGCCGACGGCTGGACCGAATGGCCGGACGGCACCGTGGCCGGCCGTTATCGATTTATCCATTCGCTGTACCAGAACGTCTTGTACGGGCGTATCCCGGTCGGTCGCCGTCTCCAGCTCCACCGCGACATTGGAGAACGGGAAGAGCGGGCGTATGGCGAGCGGACTGGGGAGATTGCGGCCGAACTGGCCATGCACTTTGAGCAGGCCCGGGTCTTTGACCGCGCCATTCCCTATCTGCAACAGGCGGCCCACAACGCTCTGCAACGATGCGCCTACCAGGAGGCCATCGCCCATCTGTCACGCGGCCTGTCCCTGCTCGACCGGCAAGACCCGACAGGAAAGTGGACGATGATGACCGAGTCCACTTTTGGGACATCGGACCATCAGACCCGCAGCCAACAGAAAATCTCCCTGTCGCTCAGCCTCAGCGTGCCGCTGGCCATGACCAAAGGCTATGCCGCTCCAGAAGTGGAGGAGGTCTATAGCCGGGCGCGCAGCCTGTGTGAGGCGATTGGCGAGACCCGTCAGCTGTTCCGGGCCCTGCGCGGGCTGAGCGCGGTAGCTCTGATTCGGGGCGAGTTCCACACCACCCGCCGCTTGGGAGAGCAGTTCCGGGCCCTGGCCGAGCGCCAGACCGAGCCAACTCTGCTACTTTCGGCTCATAATACCTTGGGGATTACGCACTTTCATGTAGGCGAGTTCGACCGGGCGCGGGATCATTTCGAGCGAGGGCTGGCCCTGTACGATCCCCACCGCCGCCGGGCTGACGGGTTTGTCCAGGATCCCGGGGTGGTGTGCCGCTCGTATATCGCGCTGTCGCTGTGCCTGCTCGGTTTTCCGCACCAGGCCCGCGATAGCGCACGCCAAGCCGTGTCCCTGGCCCGCCAGCTCGCCCATCCCCACAGCCTGGCCTATGCGCTCGGCTGTGCGGCCATTGTGTCCCATATGTGTCGGGATGGACACGACACCCGGACGTTTGCCGAGGAGACGATCGCGGTGTCGCAGGAACACGGCTTCGCCTACTGGCTGGCCCTGGGGACGATCCTGGTGGTCGACGGCCAGAATCGGGCCTCGGACAGGATCGGGCAGATCCGTCGGGGACTGGCCGACTGGGGCGCGACCGGAGCGCAGGTCATGCGTCCTTATTATCTAGCGGTTCTGGCCGAGGCGTATGCCACGGCTGGGCGGCTGGCCGACGGTTTGCAGACCGTTGACGAGGCCGTGGAACTGGTCGGGGCGACGCACGAGCGGTTTTGTGAGGCCGAGCTGTACCGAATCAAAGCCGAGCTTGTGCTGGCCCGGGAGGGCGAGCGGTACGGCACGAACGGCAGCGGGCACGACTCGCGAACCCGGCCCCTGGTTGAGGAGTGTTTTCAACGGGCGATTGCGCTCGCCCGCCAGCAGCAGGCCAGGCTGTGGGAGCTGCGGGCGGTCTTGGGTCTGAGCCGGGCGTGGCAAAGCTGGGGACGGCGAACCGAGGCGCGGCAGCTGTTGGAAGACAGTCTGGTCGGGTGTGATACGGCTGGGGAGAGTAGCGATGTGGGGCAGGCCCGAACGCTCCTGTCCGAGCTGTCCTAG
- a CDS encoding cache domain-containing protein — LMAIVACFLLSGGAFAQTGNGMAMLENPAPDSYQSGIAVISGWACDAQEIVIEIDDMSFAAAYGTMRGDTQERCGDTDNGFSFLWNWNNSGDGEHTVRALADGTPFGEATVTVTTFGTEFLRDAHGVYSLTNFPTADEETRIQWEESLQNFVIRDNPTTFTRDFVQAALDRHDRDGREATAAYYNSPASVEGQWYVFIIDENDLFIAHPIMPELIGQDIKTIVGSDGYELGREIAMATEAGHWIHYPWPNPVTGEEEPKHTWAIRYGGLIFGSGYYESLTDDATPLPVGHSQVAGVAAVLENPALGSFHSGMAVLSGWACEAEEILIQINDMSLTAAYGTVRGDTQAVCGDIDNGFSLLLNWNILGDGVHTVRAFLDGTLFAQIPVTVTTFGDEEKATFTQNLVQAALDRYDRDGREATVAYHNSPASVDGEWYVFIIDENDLIVSQPVSPNLIGQDIKTIVGSDGYELGKEIARATEAGHWIDYLWPNPVTGEEEPKHSWVIRHDGLLFGSGYYGPPNLQEYQLADFPTAGAELSLQWSQPLQNFVITSVLPSE, encoded by the coding sequence CTGATGGCTATCGTGGCCTGTTTTCTCCTGAGCGGGGGAGCCTTCGCCCAGACCGGGAACGGCATGGCGATGTTGGAAAACCCCGCGCCCGATTCGTACCAGAGCGGGATAGCGGTGATCTCCGGTTGGGCCTGTGATGCACAGGAGATCGTGATCGAGATTGACGATATGTCCTTCGCCGCAGCCTACGGCACCATGCGCGGGGACACCCAGGAGAGGTGTGGCGATACCGACAATGGCTTCAGCTTCCTGTGGAACTGGAACAACAGCGGGGATGGGGAGCATACCGTTCGTGCGCTGGCCGACGGCACCCCGTTCGGCGAGGCCACGGTGACCGTCACCACCTTTGGGACGGAGTTTCTGCGCGACGCGCACGGCGTGTATTCCCTGACGAATTTCCCGACTGCCGACGAGGAGACCCGTATCCAGTGGGAGGAATCCCTCCAGAACTTTGTCATCCGGGATAATCCGACGACCTTCACCCGCGACTTCGTCCAAGCCGCGCTGGACCGCCATGACCGAGACGGGCGAGAGGCAACAGCGGCGTACTACAACTCCCCGGCCAGCGTTGAGGGGCAGTGGTATGTGTTCATCATCGATGAGAACGATCTGTTCATTGCCCATCCGATCATGCCCGAACTGATAGGCCAGGATATCAAAACTATTGTTGGCTCGGACGGTTACGAACTCGGGCGGGAGATCGCCATGGCAACCGAGGCCGGACACTGGATTCATTACCCGTGGCCCAACCCGGTCACTGGAGAGGAAGAGCCCAAGCATACATGGGCTATCCGTTACGGTGGGCTCATCTTTGGGTCAGGCTACTACGAGTCGCTGACTGACGACGCTACGCCTCTCCCGGTCGGCCACTCCCAGGTGGCTGGTGTGGCGGCCGTCCTGGAGAATCCCGCCCTGGGCTCGTTCCACAGCGGCATGGCTGTTCTCTCCGGCTGGGCGTGTGAGGCGGAGGAGATTCTCATTCAAATCAACGATATGTCACTGACAGCCGCCTACGGCACGGTCCGTGGGGATACTCAGGCTGTCTGCGGCGATATCGATAACGGCTTCAGCCTGCTGTTGAACTGGAACATCCTCGGCGACGGAGTGCACACCGTCCGGGCTTTCCTTGACGGCACGCTCTTCGCTCAGATTCCGGTGACCGTCACCACCTTCGGGGATGAGGAAAAAGCGACCTTCACCCAAAACCTCGTCCAAGCGGCGCTGGACCGCTATGACCGAGACGGGCGAGAGGCGACGGTCGCCTACCACAACTCCCCGGCCAGCGTTGACGGAGAGTGGTATGTGTTCATCATTGACGAGAATGATCTCATTGTCTCGCAGCCGGTCTCGCCCAACCTGATAGGCCAAGATATCAAAACTATTGTCGGCTCGGACGGCTATGAGTTAGGCAAGGAGATCGCCAGAGCAACCGAGGCCGGGCACTGGATTGACTACCTGTGGCCCAACCCGGTCACTGGAGAAGAAGAACCCAAGCATTCATGGGTCATCCGTCACGACGGACTCCTCTTCGGGTCAGGCTACTACGGCCCGCCGAATCTCCAGGAATACCAGCTGGCGGACTTCCCCACCGCTGGCGCGGAACTCAGCCTGCAATGGTCCCAACCCTTGCAGAACTTCGTGATTACCAGTGTGTTGCCGTCGGAATAG
- a CDS encoding amidohydrolase family protein, with protein sequence MAYDVVIKNGTVVDGTGKPSYRADVAVQGDRIAEIGNISAAAKRTIDAEGHLVTPGFIDIHTHLDAQISWDPVASSSCWHGVTSVVMGNCGVTFAPCHPKDREYLAHLMERAS encoded by the coding sequence ATGGCCTACGATGTTGTGATCAAAAACGGAACCGTTGTTGACGGGACGGGCAAGCCGTCGTATCGGGCCGATGTTGCCGTGCAGGGCGACCGGATTGCCGAAATCGGGAACATCAGCGCTGCGGCAAAGCGGACGATTGATGCTGAGGGGCATCTGGTGACGCCCGGTTTCATTGATATTCATACCCATCTGGACGCCCAGATCAGCTGGGACCCGGTGGCGTCCTCGTCGTGCTGGCACGGCGTGACCTCGGTCGTGATGGGCAACTGTGGGGTGACCTTCGCCCCCTGCCATCCAAAGGACCGGGAATACCTGGCGCATCTGATGGAGAGAGCATCATGA
- a CDS encoding amidohydrolase family protein: MTGMPWTWETYGEYLQALDKLPKGVNVGGLVGHCAVRYWAMGEESLENRPAGPEAITRMRDIVEEAIAGGALGFSTSRTILHRTPEGQPVPGTFATAEELMGITSALGKLGRGVVEAAPGIDSGKPEDLKREVDWMTEVSL, from the coding sequence ATGACCGGCATGCCGTGGACCTGGGAGACGTATGGCGAGTATCTTCAGGCGCTCGACAAGCTGCCAAAAGGCGTCAACGTCGGCGGTCTGGTCGGCCACTGCGCCGTGCGCTACTGGGCCATGGGCGAAGAGAGCCTGGAGAACAGGCCGGCCGGCCCCGAGGCGATCACCCGTATGCGGGATATTGTTGAGGAGGCGATTGCCGGCGGGGCGCTGGGCTTTTCCACCTCCCGCACCATTCTGCACCGCACGCCGGAGGGCCAGCCGGTGCCCGGCACGTTTGCCACCGCCGAGGAATTGATGGGCATCACCAGCGCGCTGGGCAAGCTGGGGCGCGGTGTGGTCGAAGCCGCGCCGGGGATTGACAGCGGCAAGCCCGAGGATCTCAAACGCGAAGTCGACTGGATGACCGAGGTCAGCCT
- a CDS encoding amidohydrolase family protein: NPAYRATMIEQALADPPPIDFGQIFVLSDTEARYDHQAQDSLQAHAERLGVSPAEAFIQLSVERDGKALFNYPFLNPRFDAVRTMLDHPHVVIGLGDSGAHCGQIMDSSLPTYFLKHWVQERGHFTVEQAIRKLTADPAELFGIQDRGVIRPGAYADLNVIDYDKLHLPPPTFVYDFPAGAGRYIQQSSGYKNTLVNGQVFMEGLEHAGALAGRVLRSA, translated from the coding sequence AACCCCGCATACCGCGCGACCATGATCGAACAAGCCCTGGCCGATCCGCCGCCGATCGATTTTGGTCAGATCTTCGTGCTGTCCGACACCGAAGCCCGCTACGACCATCAGGCCCAGGACAGCCTCCAGGCCCACGCCGAGCGGCTCGGCGTCAGCCCGGCCGAGGCGTTCATTCAGCTGTCCGTCGAGCGGGACGGCAAGGCACTGTTCAACTATCCCTTTTTGAACCCCCGTTTTGATGCTGTGCGGACGATGCTGGATCATCCCCACGTGGTAATCGGCCTGGGCGACTCCGGCGCCCACTGTGGGCAGATCATGGACTCCAGCCTGCCGACCTATTTTCTCAAACACTGGGTTCAGGAGCGCGGGCATTTCACGGTCGAGCAGGCCATTCGGAAACTGACCGCCGACCCGGCCGAGCTGTTCGGGATTCAAGACCGAGGGGTGATTCGCCCGGGCGCATATGCCGATCTGAACGTCATTGATTACGACAAGCTGCACCTGCCGCCGCCGACCTTTGTGTATGACTTCCCGGCCGGTGCCGGTCGTTATATCCAGCAGTCGTCCGGCTACAAAAACACGCTGGTCAACGGGCAGGTCTTCATGGAGGGCCTGGAGCACGCCGGCGCCCTGGCCGGCCGGGTGCTGCGCAGCGCCTAG